From a single Dromaius novaehollandiae isolate bDroNov1 chromosome 13, bDroNov1.hap1, whole genome shotgun sequence genomic region:
- the PABPN1L gene encoding embryonic polyadenylate-binding protein 2, translating to MAALQKAAEEDLDLSHLEGNSVEELSVQDPELEAIKARVREMEKEDERLKELQLEAESRFIMSSEAGLFPRTTEEKMEVDQRSIYVGNVDYGGTAEELESHFNSCGQINRVTILCDKFSGHPKGYAYIEFEEKSSVKAAVELDESMFRGRVIKVLPKRTNMPGISSTDRGGYRGRFYARGGLCQRGSYYGGQRSRVRGRTYRGRARLLPWYFPY from the exons atggcagctctgcagaaggctGCGGAGGAAGACTTGGACCTGAGCCACCTGGAGGGGAACAGTGTGGAAGAGCTGAGTGTGCAGGACCCA GAGTTGGAGGCCATCAAAGCCAGAGTGCGGGAGATGGAGAAAGAGGATGAGAGGCTGAAGGAGTTGCAGCTGGAAGCTGAGAGCCGCTTCATCATGAGCTCAGAGGCAG GTCTGTTCCCAAGGACAACAGAGGAGAAAATGGAGGTTGACCAGCGATCCATCTATGTGGGCAAT GTGGACTATGGTGGGACTGCAGAGGAGCTGGAGTCTCACTTCAACAGCTGTGGGCAGATCAACCGGGTGACCATCCTCTGTGACAAGTTCTCGGGACACCCCAAAGG GTACGCGTACATCGAGTTCGAGGAGAAGAGCTCCGTGAAGGCAGCGGTGGAGCTGGATGAGAGCATGTTCAGAGGCCGCGTCATTAAG GTGCTGCCCAAGAGAACCAACATGCCGGGCATCAGCAGCACCGACCGCGGGGGCTACCGGGGCCGCTTCTACGCCCGGGGAGGGCTCTGCCAGCGGGGAAGCTATTACGGAGGGCAGCGCTCACGGGTGCGAGGGAGGACGTACAG GGGTCGGGCAAGACTGTTGCCTTGGTATTTTCCATACTGA